In Halobaculum sp. XH14, a single genomic region encodes these proteins:
- a CDS encoding DUF2391 family protein, which yields MVGRGRRYQLADTAQQVVGGFLLAGPFVVTDEVWALAVGMEWYQTVTTVVIVFAVGYGALYKADDERDPDREAEVGGVPLRFLSLIAVSYLSVLILALSFDAPATLVPNHVEGPVSTATMVYVTLKAMSVGAVFSVIGAATADSLF from the coding sequence ATGGTCGGACGAGGCCGTCGGTACCAGCTCGCGGACACCGCCCAGCAGGTGGTGGGCGGCTTCCTCCTCGCGGGACCGTTCGTCGTCACCGACGAGGTGTGGGCGCTCGCGGTCGGGATGGAGTGGTATCAGACGGTCACGACCGTCGTCATCGTGTTCGCGGTCGGCTACGGCGCGCTGTACAAGGCCGACGACGAGCGCGACCCGGACCGCGAGGCGGAGGTCGGCGGCGTCCCGCTGCGGTTCCTCTCGCTCATCGCCGTCTCGTACCTCTCGGTGCTCATCCTCGCGCTGTCGTTCGACGCGCCCGCGACGCTCGTCCCGAACCACGTCGAGGGACCGGTCTCGACGGCGACGATGGTCTACGTCACGCTCAAGGCGATGAGCGTCGGTGCCGTCTTCTCGGTCATCGGGGCCGCCACCGCCGACAGCCTGTTCTGA